catttttttctacggAAAAATATACTTACATATAATAAACGTGTTAAAAGGTTACATATATCttcaaaatgaatgaataaatatatttaaaactCATATAAACCAAAATTCAGGTGAAATTTATTGTACTATACATTATTAGTAAAGATGTACACAGTATGTTTACatcttaaaattttacagaattttaattttaccaaaaactttttgttttgttagAAAATTTATGCTTAAAACATGAATAACACTTTCTAAAAGTTGTAactgtttattttgttccatatttatgttataaCAACGATTCAATGATTTTctaggtttaaaaaaatatttcataataaaaaaaatatattttttttaaaccagtATAAAGTTATTCCTTATGAGACAGTACCTtctatgtaaatattttttatatatcgaAATGCTATTGTagctaatatttttattatttaataactACATTTTGATATAGAATGGGAGATTCAGGGAAAGCGCAGACGCAAActacaaaaaattgggtatactttaattttttatacaaaacaTTGTTAATTACTtatttgaatttaaaaattgtcttAAAGAAGACtaaataattctttaaaatataaatttatatatttatccgatttgtttataatatataattttttaggaAAAGGAACTGGAAGGGTTACCttcacataaaatatatgaacactTCAATGAAAACGATGATACAGGCAATAAGTATGATAAagaatgtaaaataaatggtACGGATAGTATCAATTGTACTGAATTTGagaatatttgtaaaaaatttgctaatAGCTTGGAAGATATATTATGCAAAAAACACGGGAATGATACTATTAATTACTGTATATTGCTGAAATACTGGgtgtatgaacaaataaaacaaaaatgtggaaataataataaga
The Plasmodium cynomolgi strain B DNA, scaffold: 0252, whole genome shotgun sequence genome window above contains:
- a CDS encoding CYIR protein (putative;~vir-type antigen), whose product is MGDSGKAQTQTTKNWEKELEGLPSHKIYEHFNENDDTGNKYDKECKINGTDSINCTEFENICKKFANSLEDILCKKHGNDTINYCILLKYWVYEQIKQKCGNNNKNIKAVFLTEKLKTKCSIPLKMSVM